From the genome of Sphingomonas sp. HMP6, one region includes:
- a CDS encoding endonuclease domain-containing protein produces MPQTNKELLARAKYMRSNPTPAEARLWYNLRAKRFEAIKFSHQVVIYPYIADFVARSRKFVIEVDGDTHASDGAYDARRTAWLENQGYCVIRFSNADVMGNLGGVLEAISVALGTAPLPGPLPDGEREKDVR; encoded by the coding sequence GTGCCGCAAACCAATAAAGAGTTGCTCGCGCGCGCCAAATACATGCGCAGCAATCCCACCCCGGCAGAAGCACGCCTATGGTACAATCTCCGCGCCAAGCGCTTCGAGGCCATCAAGTTCAGCCACCAAGTCGTCATCTACCCCTACATTGCCGACTTCGTCGCGCGCTCGCGAAAGTTCGTGATCGAGGTTGACGGCGATACCCACGCAAGCGACGGAGCCTATGATGCCCGCCGCACTGCGTGGCTGGAAAACCAAGGGTATTGCGTGATCCGCTTCTCCAACGCCGACGTGATGGGAAATCTCGGTGGCGTTCTCGAAGCAATCAGCGTTGCGCTTGGTACTGCCCCTCTCCCCGGCCCTCTCCCCGACGGGGAGAGGGAGAAGGACGTTCGATGA
- a CDS encoding prephenate dehydratase — MEAFPEPARALVAQMTAAAAAEPSRAVAFQGAPGANSHIAALEAFPTGLPLPCFDFADAIDAVRDGRADCAIIPIENSLHGRVADMHFLLPESGLVITGEHFLGIRYALMGLGAIDGVREAVSHPQALGQCRLWLRERGIVPVSYPDTAGAAALVAERGDATLAALAPPGAAALYGLQTLASDIADAAHNTTRFVVLAREGHAPVGEGAWMTTLIFEVKNVPAALYKAMGGFATNGVNMTKLESYQRGGSFAATEFYADVEGRPGEAGLDHALEELGFHSKWVRVLGTYRQARKRG, encoded by the coding sequence ATGGAAGCCTTCCCCGAACCCGCCCGCGCGCTCGTCGCCCAGATGACCGCCGCCGCTGCCGCCGAGCCGTCGCGTGCCGTAGCGTTTCAGGGCGCGCCGGGGGCCAATTCGCATATCGCGGCGCTGGAAGCCTTCCCGACCGGCCTGCCGCTGCCGTGCTTCGATTTTGCCGATGCGATCGATGCGGTGCGTGACGGGCGGGCCGATTGCGCGATCATCCCGATCGAGAATTCGTTGCACGGTCGCGTTGCCGACATGCATTTCCTGCTGCCCGAGTCGGGGCTGGTGATCACCGGCGAACATTTCCTCGGCATTCGCTACGCCCTGATGGGGCTGGGGGCGATCGATGGCGTGCGCGAGGCGGTGAGCCATCCGCAGGCGCTGGGCCAGTGCCGGCTGTGGCTGCGTGAGCGGGGGATCGTGCCGGTTTCCTATCCCGATACGGCGGGGGCGGCGGCGCTGGTGGCGGAGCGCGGCGACGCGACGCTCGCGGCGCTCGCCCCGCCGGGGGCGGCGGCGTTGTACGGGCTGCAGACGCTCGCCAGCGACATCGCCGATGCCGCGCACAACACCACGCGCTTTGTGGTGCTGGCGCGCGAGGGTCATGCGCCGGTCGGCGAGGGCGCGTGGATGACGACGCTGATCTTCGAAGTGAAAAACGTCCCCGCCGCGCTGTACAAGGCGATGGGCGGCTTTGCGACCAACGGCGTCAACATGACCAAGCTGGAAAGCTATCAACGCGGCGGCAGCTTTGCCGCAACCGAATTCTACGCCGATGTCGAGGGACGCCCGGGCGAGGCGGGGCTGGACCATGCGCTGGAGGAACTGGGGTTCCATTCGAAATGGGTGCGGGTGCTGGGGACGTACCGCCAGGCGCGCAAGCGGGGGTGA
- a CDS encoding ATP phosphoribosyltransferase regulatory subunit, which produces MTTALLPTGFRDRLPPFADAAARLEQAVLGTAYAHGYERADPALAEFEAGLAGRLKAARAQDAVRFVDPVSQATLAIRPDMTAQIGRIAATRMAHHPRPVRLSYAGPVLKLRASQLSPDREMRQIGCELIGLDTVAAAREIVEVVVAALTAAGVADVSIDFTLPDLIDVLAGGPFPVDPAQIQALRDRLDAKDAGGVAAIAPAYLPLIAAAGPFFEAHDRLCAFDAGGALTSRLDALWQIADGLKGRVALTLDPTERHGFEFQSWLGFSIFAGGLRGEIGRGGTYTILHEDGAEEAAVGFSLYADAIVAAGLADTDRRRLFVPLGTDPALTARMRGEGWVTVAALEAGDTPKAQLCTHLLADGEARSL; this is translated from the coding sequence ATGACCACCGCTCTCCTCCCCACCGGTTTCCGCGACCGGCTCCCCCCTTTCGCCGATGCCGCCGCGCGACTCGAACAGGCGGTGCTCGGCACGGCCTATGCGCATGGCTATGAACGCGCCGATCCGGCGCTGGCCGAATTCGAAGCAGGACTCGCCGGGCGCCTGAAAGCGGCGCGCGCGCAGGATGCGGTGCGCTTCGTCGATCCGGTGAGCCAGGCGACGCTGGCGATCCGGCCCGACATGACCGCACAGATCGGCCGCATCGCCGCAACGCGGATGGCGCACCACCCACGCCCGGTGCGGTTGTCCTATGCTGGCCCCGTGCTGAAACTGCGCGCCTCGCAGCTCTCGCCCGACCGTGAAATGCGCCAGATCGGCTGTGAACTGATCGGGCTCGACACCGTCGCCGCCGCGCGCGAGATCGTCGAAGTCGTGGTCGCGGCGCTGACCGCGGCGGGCGTCGCCGACGTGTCGATCGATTTTACTCTGCCCGATTTGATCGACGTGCTGGCGGGCGGTCCGTTCCCGGTCGATCCGGCGCAAATCCAAGCGTTGCGCGACCGACTCGACGCCAAGGATGCGGGCGGCGTCGCGGCGATCGCCCCGGCCTATCTCCCGCTCATTGCCGCCGCTGGCCCCTTCTTCGAGGCGCATGACCGGCTGTGTGCGTTCGATGCGGGCGGGGCGCTGACCTCGCGGCTCGATGCGCTGTGGCAGATCGCCGATGGCCTCAAGGGCCGCGTCGCGCTGACGCTCGATCCGACCGAGCGGCACGGCTTCGAATTCCAGAGCTGGCTCGGTTTCTCGATCTTCGCGGGGGGCTTACGCGGCGAAATCGGGCGCGGCGGCACCTATACGATCCTGCACGAAGACGGCGCGGAGGAAGCCGCCGTCGGCTTCTCGCTCTATGCCGACGCCATCGTCGCGGCGGGCCTTGCCGACACCGACCGCCGCCGCCTGTTCGTGCCGCTCGGCACCGATCCGGCGCTGACGGCAAGGATGCGCGGCGAAGGCTGGGTCACGGTCGCGGCGCTGGAGGCTGGCGATACGCCTAAGGCGCAGCTTTGCACGCACTTGCTGGCGGACGGCGAAGCACGGTCGCTCTAA
- the serA gene encoding phosphoglycerate dehydrogenase — protein sequence MPKVLISDKMDPKAAQIFRERGVEVDEITGKTPEELIAIIGDYDGLAIRSSTKVTKAILAAATNLKVIGRAGIGVDNVDIPAASAQGVVVMNTPFGNSITTAEHAIALMFALARQLPEADASTQAGKWEKNRFMGVEVTSKTLGLIGAGNIGSIVADRALGLRMKVIAFDPFLSPERAVEIGVEKVELDDLLARADFITLHTPLTDQTRNILSAENLAKTKKGVRIINCARGGLIDEAALKAGLDSGHIGGAALDVFVQEPAKESPLFGTPNFVSTPHLGASTDEAQVNVAIQVAEQMSDYLMSGGVTNALNVPSLSAEEAPRLKPYMALAEKLGSLVGQLTTGSIGRISIHSEGAAAELNQKPMVSAVLAGFLRTQTDTVNMVNAPVLAKERGMEVREVRTEREGDYHTLLRVSVKTDAGERSVAGTLFGDAAPRLVELFGIKVEADLAGHMLYVVNEDAPGFIGRLGSLLGEQGVNIGTFHLGRRSAGGEAVLLLSVDDAVTPELLAKVRALAGVKTAMGLAF from the coding sequence ATGCCAAAAGTCCTCATCTCCGACAAAATGGACCCCAAAGCCGCCCAGATCTTCCGCGAACGCGGCGTCGAGGTCGACGAGATCACCGGCAAGACCCCGGAAGAGCTGATCGCGATCATCGGCGACTATGACGGCCTCGCGATCCGCAGTTCGACCAAGGTGACCAAGGCGATCCTTGCTGCTGCGACCAACCTCAAGGTCATCGGCCGCGCCGGGATCGGCGTCGACAATGTCGATATCCCCGCGGCATCGGCGCAGGGCGTGGTCGTCATGAACACGCCGTTCGGCAATTCGATTACCACCGCCGAGCACGCCATCGCCTTGATGTTCGCCCTCGCGCGCCAGCTTCCCGAGGCCGACGCCTCGACCCAGGCCGGCAAGTGGGAGAAGAACCGCTTCATGGGCGTCGAAGTCACGTCCAAGACGCTCGGCCTGATCGGCGCGGGCAATATCGGCTCGATCGTTGCCGATCGCGCGCTAGGGCTGCGGATGAAGGTGATCGCGTTCGATCCGTTCCTGTCGCCCGAACGCGCGGTGGAGATCGGCGTGGAGAAGGTCGAGCTCGACGATCTGCTCGCGCGTGCCGATTTCATCACGCTCCACACGCCGCTGACCGACCAGACGCGCAACATCCTGTCGGCAGAAAATCTCGCCAAAACCAAAAAGGGCGTGCGCATCATCAATTGCGCGCGTGGCGGGCTGATCGACGAGGCAGCGCTCAAGGCGGGGCTCGATTCGGGCCATATCGGCGGTGCCGCACTCGACGTGTTCGTGCAGGAACCGGCCAAGGAATCGCCCCTGTTCGGCACGCCCAATTTCGTCTCGACCCCGCATCTCGGGGCCTCGACTGACGAAGCGCAAGTCAATGTCGCGATCCAGGTCGCCGAGCAGATGTCGGATTATCTGATGTCGGGCGGAGTCACCAACGCGCTCAACGTGCCGTCGCTCTCCGCCGAGGAAGCGCCGCGCCTGAAGCCGTACATGGCGCTCGCCGAGAAGCTCGGCAGCCTGGTCGGGCAGCTCACCACCGGGTCGATCGGTCGCATCTCGATCCACAGCGAGGGTGCCGCCGCCGAGCTCAACCAGAAGCCGATGGTCTCTGCCGTGCTTGCCGGGTTCCTGCGTACGCAGACCGACACGGTGAACATGGTCAACGCGCCCGTCCTCGCCAAGGAACGCGGCATGGAAGTCCGCGAAGTCCGCACCGAGCGTGAGGGCGATTACCACACGCTGCTGCGCGTTTCGGTCAAGACCGATGCCGGCGAGCGTTCGGTCGCGGGCACGCTGTTCGGCGATGCCGCGCCGCGCCTGGTCGAGCTGTTCGGGATCAAGGTCGAGGCCGATCTTGCCGGGCACATGCTGTATGTCGTCAATGAGGATGCGCCGGGCTTCATCGGTCGCCTGGGCTCGTTGCTTGGCGAACAAGGCGTCAACATCGGCACCTTCCACCTCGGTCGCCGCTCAGCCGGCGGTGAGGCGGTGCTGCTGCTCTCGGTCGATGATGCGGTGACACCGGAGCTCCTCGCCAAGGTCCGCGCGCTGGCTGGCGTGAAGACCGCGATGGGCTTGGCGTTTTAA
- a CDS encoding extensin family protein yields the protein MLRRIAALALPVLLASCVSGGGSDRRPPPRLGGAKPAMLNLPTSRETQACFADLARADVRFSPLPDRDYGGGCQVIGALQLLDIGVPVTNIKAMRCGLARSFTGWVDHAVAPAARQMLGSDLVRIESMGSYACRAVVGAPGAGGRLSGHASANAIDVSGFVLKDGRRITLQQGWNGGDADTRGFLRAIRASACKRFGTVLSPDYNAAHYNHLHLEDDRAGFCR from the coding sequence ATGCTGCGCCGCATTGCCGCCCTTGCGTTACCCGTGCTGCTCGCCTCCTGCGTATCGGGCGGCGGGAGCGACCGGCGTCCGCCGCCGCGACTGGGTGGGGCGAAGCCGGCCATGCTCAACCTGCCGACCAGCCGCGAGACGCAGGCGTGCTTTGCCGATCTGGCGCGTGCGGACGTGCGGTTTTCGCCGCTGCCCGACCGCGATTATGGGGGCGGGTGTCAAGTGATCGGCGCGTTGCAGCTGCTCGACATCGGCGTGCCCGTCACCAACATCAAGGCGATGCGCTGCGGTCTCGCGCGCAGCTTCACCGGTTGGGTCGACCATGCCGTGGCACCCGCCGCGCGGCAGATGCTGGGGAGCGATCTGGTGCGGATCGAGAGCATGGGAAGCTATGCCTGTCGCGCGGTGGTGGGCGCCCCGGGGGCGGGCGGAAGGCTATCGGGGCATGCCAGCGCCAATGCGATCGACGTGTCGGGATTCGTGCTGAAGGACGGACGGCGAATTACGCTGCAGCAGGGATGGAATGGCGGTGATGCCGACACGCGGGGGTTTCTGCGGGCGATTCGCGCGTCGGCGTGCAAGCGCTTCGGCACGGTGCTCAGCCCCGATTACAACGCGGCGCATTATAACCATCTGCATCTCGAAGACGATCGCGCGGGGTTTTGCCGCTAG
- a CDS encoding c-type cytochrome yields the protein MDNRTNTIAGWVLGSMMVAVAAGIGGHMIVQPIKAEKAGYPIEGAAEDGGAGGAAVPDKPIAELLATADTAHGTEVFKKCSACHTVAQGGANGIGPNLWATVGEGIAQGKAGYPFSAALTTAGAGKKWDFEQLDAWLKSPRGYANGTKMTFAGLTSGKDRADVIAYLNTQGSNLPLPAAPAGAPAATDAKVPPAAGAADPGGKASEPTVGIGSNTTAPAAAGK from the coding sequence ATGGACAACCGCACCAACACGATCGCAGGCTGGGTTCTGGGCAGCATGATGGTAGCCGTCGCGGCTGGCATCGGCGGCCATATGATCGTGCAGCCGATCAAGGCCGAAAAGGCCGGCTATCCGATCGAGGGTGCCGCCGAGGACGGCGGTGCCGGTGGCGCGGCCGTGCCCGACAAGCCGATCGCCGAATTGCTGGCGACCGCCGACACCGCGCACGGCACCGAAGTGTTCAAGAAGTGCAGCGCTTGCCACACCGTCGCGCAGGGCGGGGCCAACGGCATCGGCCCGAATCTGTGGGCGACCGTCGGCGAAGGCATTGCGCAGGGCAAGGCAGGCTATCCCTTCTCCGCTGCGCTGACGACCGCAGGTGCCGGCAAGAAGTGGGACTTCGAACAGCTCGACGCCTGGCTCAAATCGCCGCGTGGCTATGCCAATGGCACCAAGATGACCTTTGCCGGGCTGACCAGCGGTAAGGATCGCGCCGACGTGATCGCCTATCTCAACACGCAGGGCTCGAACCTGCCGCTCCCGGCGGCACCGGCTGGCGCGCCTGCCGCCACCGATGCGAAGGTCCCGCCGGCCGCCGGCGCCGCCGATCCGGGCGGCAAGGCAAGCGAGCCGACGGTAGGCATCGGCAGCAACACCACCGCCCCGGCGGCGGCTGGCAAGTAA
- the nudC gene encoding NAD(+) diphosphatase, whose product MIAPGFTGGMLDRADALRHDADALAAAQGDWRARLLKLVNFEPELTGDGLLGWTTLADAPDDAELVLLGLDEAKRPHFAAYTPGMRAPAARSMRLFGMLDAFAPGEAATYAAARSVLDWHSRHQFCANCGHQTAMFRAGWGRTCPNCKAEHFPRVDPVVIMIAEHDGRALLGRQPAFPPRRYSALAGFLEPGESIEEAVAREIMEEAGVRVSNVRYIASQPWPFPSSLMIACVGMAEDDALTIDTHELEDAIWVERDVVRAVLAGEDGPFLPPPPYAIAHTLLTAWAAGHGGARKVHE is encoded by the coding sequence GTGATCGCACCCGGCTTTACGGGCGGGATGCTCGACCGTGCCGACGCGCTGCGTCACGATGCGGACGCGCTGGCCGCGGCGCAGGGCGACTGGCGCGCGCGGCTGTTGAAGCTGGTCAATTTCGAGCCGGAGCTAACCGGCGACGGGCTGCTCGGCTGGACCACGCTGGCCGATGCGCCCGACGATGCCGAACTCGTCCTGCTCGGCCTCGACGAAGCCAAGCGCCCGCATTTCGCCGCCTACACGCCGGGGATGCGTGCGCCAGCGGCGCGATCGATGCGGCTGTTCGGGATGCTCGACGCCTTTGCCCCCGGCGAAGCGGCGACCTATGCCGCGGCGCGCAGCGTGCTCGACTGGCACAGCCGCCACCAGTTCTGCGCCAATTGCGGGCACCAGACCGCGATGTTCCGCGCCGGATGGGGGCGGACTTGCCCGAACTGCAAGGCCGAGCATTTCCCGCGCGTCGACCCGGTCGTCATCATGATCGCCGAACATGACGGGCGCGCGCTGCTCGGCCGACAACCCGCCTTCCCGCCGCGCCGTTACTCCGCGCTCGCGGGGTTCCTCGAACCCGGCGAATCGATCGAGGAGGCGGTCGCGCGCGAGATCATGGAGGAGGCCGGCGTGCGCGTGTCGAACGTGCGCTACATCGCCAGCCAGCCCTGGCCCTTCCCCTCCTCGCTGATGATCGCGTGCGTCGGCATGGCAGAGGACGACGCGCTCACGATCGACACCCACGAGCTGGAAGATGCGATCTGGGTGGAACGCGATGTCGTGCGCGCCGTTCTCGCTGGTGAAGACGGCCCGTTTCTGCCGCCACCCCCCTATGCCATCGCGCACACCTTGCTAACCGCATGGGCGGCAGGGCATGGGGGCGCCCGAAAGGTGCACGAATGA
- a CDS encoding phosphoserine transaminase, whose translation MTDLPARPAHLPARPYFSSGPCAKPPGWTPTSLATESLGRSHRSKIGKTRLQYCIDLMRELLKLPDTHRIGIVPGSDTGAYEMAMWTMLGAKPVTALAWESFGEGWVTDAVKQLKIDPNVVRADYGQLPDLNAVDWSNDVLFTWNGTTSGVRVPNADWIPADREGLSFADATSAVFAYDIDWDKIDVATFSWQKVLGGEGAHGVLILGPRAVERLESYTPAWPLPKVFRLVSKGKLTEGVFKGETINTPSMLAVEDCIAALEWAKTVGGADGLIARSDANAAALNQIVADRPWLGHLAADAATRSKTSVCLTVEGADEAFIKAFAGLLEKEHAAYDIAGYRDAPPGLRIWCGATVDTADVVALGPWLDWAYATVKAA comes from the coding sequence ATGACTGACCTTCCTGCGCGTCCCGCGCATCTGCCTGCACGTCCCTATTTTTCGAGCGGACCGTGCGCCAAGCCTCCCGGCTGGACCCCGACATCGCTGGCAACCGAATCGCTGGGGCGCTCGCACCGCTCGAAGATCGGCAAGACGCGGCTGCAATATTGCATCGATCTGATGCGCGAACTGCTCAAGCTCCCCGATACGCATCGCATCGGCATCGTTCCCGGCTCCGACACCGGCGCCTATGAAATGGCGATGTGGACGATGCTGGGCGCAAAGCCGGTCACCGCGCTCGCCTGGGAAAGCTTCGGCGAAGGCTGGGTCACCGACGCGGTCAAGCAGCTCAAGATCGACCCCAATGTCGTGCGCGCCGATTATGGCCAGCTGCCTGATCTGAATGCGGTCGACTGGTCGAACGACGTGCTGTTCACCTGGAACGGCACGACCTCGGGCGTGCGCGTGCCGAACGCCGACTGGATCCCCGCTGACCGCGAGGGGCTGTCCTTCGCCGACGCGACCAGCGCGGTGTTTGCCTATGACATCGATTGGGACAAGATCGACGTTGCGACCTTCTCCTGGCAGAAGGTGCTGGGCGGCGAAGGCGCGCACGGCGTTCTGATCCTCGGCCCGCGTGCGGTCGAACGGCTCGAAAGCTACACCCCCGCTTGGCCGCTGCCCAAGGTGTTCCGCCTCGTGTCGAAGGGCAAGCTGACCGAAGGCGTGTTCAAGGGCGAGACGATCAACACCCCCTCGATGCTCGCGGTCGAGGATTGCATCGCCGCGCTCGAATGGGCGAAGACCGTCGGCGGCGCGGACGGGCTGATCGCGCGGAGCGACGCCAATGCCGCCGCGCTCAACCAGATCGTCGCGGACCGGCCGTGGCTCGGGCACCTCGCGGCGGATGCGGCGACGCGGTCAAAGACCAGCGTCTGCCTGACGGTCGAGGGCGCCGACGAGGCGTTCATCAAGGCGTTCGCCGGGTTGCTCGAAAAGGAGCACGCGGCGTATGACATTGCGGGCTACCGCGATGCACCGCCGGGCCTGCGCATCTGGTGCGGCGCGACCGTCGATACCGCCGATGTGGTCGCGCTCGGGCCGTGGCTCGACTGGGCTTATGCGACCGTGAAGGCCGCCTGA
- a CDS encoding ferredoxin--NADP reductase encodes MTDINVNIQAIAEAKDLFCPKVTWVHHWTDTLFSFRIERPQSFRFVSGEFIMIGLGTPEGKPLLRAYSIVSPAWEDHLEFFSVKVKDGPLTSRLQHVKVGDHILLGRKPTGTLVPDALETGEHLLMIGTGTGLAPFLSVLREPDTHERFGNIVISHTVRQAEELAYRSMLEEDIRTDEIFGELLKDRFTYYPTVTRGSFHRQGRVTDRIRDGRFAADLGLPAGDFSTTRWMICGSIDFNREMIEILEGAGLKEGTRSNPGQFVVERAFVG; translated from the coding sequence ATGACCGACATCAACGTCAACATCCAAGCGATTGCCGAAGCGAAGGACCTGTTCTGCCCGAAGGTCACCTGGGTCCATCACTGGACCGACACGCTGTTCAGCTTCCGCATCGAACGCCCGCAAAGCTTCCGCTTCGTCTCGGGCGAGTTCATCATGATCGGCCTCGGCACGCCCGAGGGCAAGCCGCTGCTGCGCGCCTATTCGATCGTCAGCCCGGCATGGGAGGACCATCTCGAATTCTTCTCGGTCAAGGTGAAGGACGGCCCGCTCACCTCGCGGCTGCAGCATGTGAAGGTCGGCGATCACATCCTGTTGGGGCGTAAACCCACCGGCACGCTCGTCCCCGACGCGCTCGAAACCGGCGAGCATCTGCTGATGATCGGCACCGGCACCGGCCTCGCGCCCTTTCTCTCGGTGCTGCGCGAACCCGACACGCATGAACGCTTCGGCAACATCGTGATCTCGCACACCGTGCGGCAGGCGGAAGAGCTCGCCTATCGCTCGATGCTCGAGGAAGACATTCGCACCGACGAGATTTTCGGCGAGCTGTTGAAAGACCGCTTCACCTATTACCCGACCGTCACGCGCGGCAGCTTCCACCGCCAGGGCCGCGTCACCGACCGCATCCGCGACGGCCGCTTCGCCGCCGATCTCGGTTTGCCGGCGGGCGATTTCAGCACGACGCGCTGGATGATCTGCGGCTCGATCGATTTCAACCGCGAGATGATCGAGATTCTGGAGGGCGCGGGGCTGAAAGAGGGCACGCGGAGCAATCCCGGGCAGTTCGTCGTGGAGCGTGCTTTCGTCGGGTGA
- a CDS encoding serine hydrolase domain-containing protein — protein MVAMRFKVAAVTLLIVAGGTAVARHEVGLSSPASALPQTQKLFTDYVAEKKIPGVVGIIGHGNGPATVLAAGHISDDPGAPPADRNSLWRVYSMTKPITAMAAMMLVEDGKIRLDQPVSDFIPAFKNMRVQISADSLESRPATRPITIRNLLTHTAGLGYTIVTKGPLLKAYEEAGITPFTSDAKTETQNRLRRPATLKAFADKVATLPLIAEPGTKWSYSIGLDVMGRVIEVAARQPFDTFLQKRIFTPLKMRSSYFTVPESDAHRLATGYFITGATTRVPLDPGATSVYLQPPSFPYGGAGLVTSASDYDRFLHMLQNGGRLDGVRVMKTATVKLAMSNLLPKGVSYGGAVAATGGTTNPQGFGAGGSVVINATPGGPAKGTYGWGGAAGTIAWVDPVNQARATIMVNYLPGDKWPLRPESTKTIYADFAAAPVRRTK, from the coding sequence ATGGTAGCGATGCGGTTCAAAGTTGCGGCGGTAACGCTGCTGATCGTCGCGGGCGGCACGGCGGTTGCCCGACACGAAGTCGGCCTTTCCAGCCCCGCATCGGCCCTACCCCAGACGCAGAAGCTCTTCACCGACTATGTCGCCGAGAAAAAGATTCCCGGCGTCGTCGGCATTATCGGCCATGGCAATGGCCCCGCGACCGTGCTCGCCGCTGGCCATATCAGTGATGATCCCGGCGCGCCGCCCGCCGATCGCAACAGCCTGTGGCGCGTCTATTCGATGACCAAGCCGATCACCGCAATGGCGGCGATGATGCTGGTCGAGGATGGCAAGATCCGGCTCGATCAGCCGGTCAGCGACTTCATCCCCGCGTTCAAAAACATGCGCGTTCAGATCAGCGCCGACTCGCTCGAGAGCCGCCCCGCCACGCGCCCGATCACGATCCGCAACCTGCTGACGCATACCGCCGGCCTCGGCTATACGATCGTTACCAAGGGCCCGCTGCTCAAGGCGTATGAAGAGGCCGGGATCACCCCGTTCACCTCCGATGCCAAGACCGAGACGCAGAACCGCCTGCGCCGCCCCGCCACCCTGAAGGCGTTCGCCGACAAGGTCGCAACACTCCCGCTGATCGCCGAGCCGGGCACCAAATGGAGCTATTCGATCGGGCTCGACGTGATGGGTCGCGTGATCGAGGTCGCCGCGCGTCAGCCGTTCGACACCTTTCTGCAAAAGCGCATCTTCACGCCGCTGAAAATGCGGTCGAGCTATTTCACCGTGCCGGAGTCGGATGCACACCGTCTGGCGACCGGCTATTTCATCACCGGGGCGACGACGCGCGTCCCGCTCGATCCGGGCGCGACCTCGGTTTATCTCCAGCCGCCCAGCTTCCCCTATGGCGGCGCCGGGCTTGTCACCTCGGCGTCGGATTACGACCGCTTCCTCCACATGCTGCAGAATGGCGGCAGGCTCGACGGCGTGCGCGTGATGAAGACCGCCACCGTCAAGCTCGCCATGTCGAATCTGCTGCCAAAAGGTGTCAGCTATGGCGGCGCGGTTGCCGCGACCGGGGGAACGACCAACCCGCAAGGGTTCGGTGCGGGCGGATCGGTGGTGATCAACGCCACCCCCGGCGGCCCGGCCAAGGGCACTTATGGCTGGGGCGGTGCGGCCGGCACGATCGCCTGGGTCGATCCGGTAAATCAGGCGCGCGCGACGATCATGGTCAATTACCTGCCTGGCGACAAATGGCCGCTGCGGCCGGAATCGACCAAGACGATCTATGCCGATTTCGCAGCAGCACCGGTGCGGCGCACCAAGTGA
- a CDS encoding LOG family protein, whose amino-acid sequence MSDIPKTDTPAHDTHVPSRVFAPARQDAETAKTGVSTPQTENPAYRLAFQDMDFLLREDLRPVRFQLELLKPQLIMDEANIASTFVMYGSARIPEPVKAQALLEKAEGDTAIRIAQSLVEKSKYYTVAYELAQLVSAFPLDEEGKRHFVVCSGGGPSIMEAANRGAAEAGYESIGLNIVLPHEQAPNPYVTPALSMQFHYFALRKMHFLLHARALAAFPGGFGTFDELFELLTLIQTGKIAPIPVLLYGRKFWERVVNFEALVEEGVVSAKDLGIFTFVETAEEGWAVVKEFYRDK is encoded by the coding sequence ATGAGTGATATCCCCAAAACAGACACGCCCGCCCACGATACCCACGTTCCATCGCGCGTTTTCGCCCCCGCCCGCCAGGATGCCGAGACCGCCAAGACCGGCGTCAGCACGCCGCAAACCGAAAACCCGGCCTACCGCCTCGCCTTTCAGGACATGGATTTCCTGCTGCGCGAGGATCTGCGCCCGGTCCGCTTCCAGCTCGAATTGTTGAAGCCGCAGCTCATCATGGACGAAGCGAACATCGCCTCGACCTTCGTGATGTACGGATCGGCCCGCATTCCCGAGCCCGTGAAAGCGCAGGCGCTGCTCGAAAAGGCCGAAGGCGATACCGCGATCCGCATTGCGCAAAGCCTGGTCGAGAAGTCGAAATATTACACCGTCGCCTATGAACTGGCGCAATTGGTCAGTGCCTTTCCACTCGACGAGGAGGGCAAGCGCCACTTCGTCGTGTGTTCGGGCGGTGGCCCGTCGATCATGGAGGCGGCGAATCGTGGGGCCGCCGAGGCCGGATACGAATCGATCGGGCTCAACATCGTGCTGCCGCACGAACAGGCGCCGAACCCCTATGTCACGCCCGCGCTATCGATGCAGTTCCACTATTTCGCGCTGCGCAAGATGCACTTCCTGCTCCACGCCCGCGCTTTGGCGGCGTTTCCGGGCGGGTTCGGCACGTTCGACGAACTGTTCGAGCTGCTGACGCTGATCCAGACCGGCAAGATCGCGCCGATCCCGGTGCTGCTCTACGGTCGGAAATTCTGGGAGCGCGTCGTCAATTTCGAGGCGCTGGTCGAGGAAGGCGTGGTGTCGGCCAAGGACCTTGGCATCTTCACCTTCGTCGAAACCGCCGAGGAAGGCTGGGCGGTGGTGAAGGAATTTTATCGCGACAAGTGA